One window of the Pieris brassicae chromosome 2, ilPieBrab1.1, whole genome shotgun sequence genome contains the following:
- the LOC123720626 gene encoding oxygen-dependent coproporphyrinogen-III oxidase isoform X1 — protein MSFKIAIRSFKTLTYVEGYKKLRDRHIKMYCAAVVGVGYMAYKQHKANKVEMKEILQLKNYMADPITPISHLEKTQDDMKTQMELLIMRIQSEFCRALEKEEDEAWCDEKRDEDLDYDNDMFVPYPEAKFQVDRWTRKEGGGGITCVLQDGRVFEKAGVNISVVSGKLPPAAVQQMRTRGKNFDGQELPFFAAGVSAVIHPRNPMIPTIHFNYRYFEVQDKNGVQWWFGGGTDLTPYYLNEEDAVHFHLTLKHACDGHDKSYYARFKKWCDDYFTIPHRGERRGVGGIFFDDIDHPNQQSAFDFVTSCAEAVIPSYIPLVQKHKDDPYGYYERQWQLLRRGRYVEFNLIYDRGTKFGLFTPEARYESILMSLPLNAKWEYMHEPKPNTPEHNLMKVLKEPRDWLQIEQVRATA, from the exons ATGTCGTTTAAAATAGCGATAAGAAGTTTTAAAACCCTCACTTATGTTGAAGGGTATAAGAAACTGAGAGATCGGCacataaa GATGTACTGTGCTGCTGTGGTTGGTGTTGGCTACATGGCTTACAAGCAACACAAAGCAAATAAAGTAGAAATGAaggaaatattacaattaaagaattatatgGCAGACCCAATAACTCCAATCAGTCACTTGGAAAAAACACAAGATGATATGAAAACACAAATGGAATTACTTATTATGAGAATTCAATCAGAGTTTTGTAGAGCATTGGAAAAAGAAGAAGATGAG gcatggtgtgatgaaaagagagaCGAAGACTTAGATTATGACAATGACATGTTTGTGCCATACCCG GAAGCCAAGTTTCAAGTAGATAGATGGACTCGTAAAGAAGGTGGTGGGGGTATTACATGTGTCCTACAGGATGGAAGGGTGTTTGAAAAAGCTGGTGTAAATATATCTGTGGTGTCTGGAAAACTGCCTCCAGCTGCAGTGCAACAAATGAGAACTAG ggGAAAAAATTTTGATGGACAAGAGCTCCCATTCTTTGCAGCTGGAGTGAGTGCTGTTATTCATCCCCGTAACCCAATGATCCCCACAATACACTTTAACTACAGATACTTTGAAGTACAAGACAAAAATG GTGTACAGTGGTGGTTTGGTGGTGGTACGGATTTGACACCTTATTACCTGAATGAAGAAGATGCTGTCCACTTTCATCTCACTTTGAAGCATGCTTGTGATGGACATGATAAGTCATATTATGCAAG GTTTAAGAAGTGGTGCGATGACTACTTCACAATACCTCACAGAGGCGAGCGTCGGGGGGTGGGGGGAATATTCTTTGACGATATAGACCACCCCAACCAGCAAAGCGCTTTTGACTTTGTTACCTCTTGTGCTGAGGCTGTCATTCCCAGTTACATTCCTTTAG TACAAAAGCATAAAGACGATCCATATGGTTACTACGAGAGGCAATGGCAGTTACTCCGTAGGGGACGATACGTCGAGTTCAACCTGATCTATGATCGAGGAACGAAATTTGGCCTTTTCACTCCTGAAGCGCGATATGAATCCATATTGATGTCATTACCATTGAATGCG aaatggGAGTATATGCATGAACCTAAACCAAATACCCCAGAACACAATCTTATGAAGGTATTGAAGGAGCCACGAGACTGGCTTCAAATAGAACAAGTCCGAGCTACTGCTTAA
- the LOC123720626 gene encoding oxygen-dependent coproporphyrinogen-III oxidase isoform X2 gives MSFKIAIRSFKTLTYVEGYKKLRDRHIKMYCAAVVGVGYMAYKQHKANKVEMKEILQLKNYMADPITPISHLEKTQDDMKTQMELLIMRIQSEFCRALEKEEDEEAKFQVDRWTRKEGGGGITCVLQDGRVFEKAGVNISVVSGKLPPAAVQQMRTRGKNFDGQELPFFAAGVSAVIHPRNPMIPTIHFNYRYFEVQDKNGVQWWFGGGTDLTPYYLNEEDAVHFHLTLKHACDGHDKSYYARFKKWCDDYFTIPHRGERRGVGGIFFDDIDHPNQQSAFDFVTSCAEAVIPSYIPLVQKHKDDPYGYYERQWQLLRRGRYVEFNLIYDRGTKFGLFTPEARYESILMSLPLNAKWEYMHEPKPNTPEHNLMKVLKEPRDWLQIEQVRATA, from the exons ATGTCGTTTAAAATAGCGATAAGAAGTTTTAAAACCCTCACTTATGTTGAAGGGTATAAGAAACTGAGAGATCGGCacataaa GATGTACTGTGCTGCTGTGGTTGGTGTTGGCTACATGGCTTACAAGCAACACAAAGCAAATAAAGTAGAAATGAaggaaatattacaattaaagaattatatgGCAGACCCAATAACTCCAATCAGTCACTTGGAAAAAACACAAGATGATATGAAAACACAAATGGAATTACTTATTATGAGAATTCAATCAGAGTTTTGTAGAGCATTGGAAAAAGAAGAAGATGAG GAAGCCAAGTTTCAAGTAGATAGATGGACTCGTAAAGAAGGTGGTGGGGGTATTACATGTGTCCTACAGGATGGAAGGGTGTTTGAAAAAGCTGGTGTAAATATATCTGTGGTGTCTGGAAAACTGCCTCCAGCTGCAGTGCAACAAATGAGAACTAG ggGAAAAAATTTTGATGGACAAGAGCTCCCATTCTTTGCAGCTGGAGTGAGTGCTGTTATTCATCCCCGTAACCCAATGATCCCCACAATACACTTTAACTACAGATACTTTGAAGTACAAGACAAAAATG GTGTACAGTGGTGGTTTGGTGGTGGTACGGATTTGACACCTTATTACCTGAATGAAGAAGATGCTGTCCACTTTCATCTCACTTTGAAGCATGCTTGTGATGGACATGATAAGTCATATTATGCAAG GTTTAAGAAGTGGTGCGATGACTACTTCACAATACCTCACAGAGGCGAGCGTCGGGGGGTGGGGGGAATATTCTTTGACGATATAGACCACCCCAACCAGCAAAGCGCTTTTGACTTTGTTACCTCTTGTGCTGAGGCTGTCATTCCCAGTTACATTCCTTTAG TACAAAAGCATAAAGACGATCCATATGGTTACTACGAGAGGCAATGGCAGTTACTCCGTAGGGGACGATACGTCGAGTTCAACCTGATCTATGATCGAGGAACGAAATTTGGCCTTTTCACTCCTGAAGCGCGATATGAATCCATATTGATGTCATTACCATTGAATGCG aaatggGAGTATATGCATGAACCTAAACCAAATACCCCAGAACACAATCTTATGAAGGTATTGAAGGAGCCACGAGACTGGCTTCAAATAGAACAAGTCCGAGCTACTGCTTAA